The Cannabis sativa cultivar Pink pepper isolate KNU-18-1 chromosome 8, ASM2916894v1, whole genome shotgun sequence genomic interval ATGTCATGTAACTTTTTGGTTGGtttataaagttaaaaattgttacaagttatattttcattccattaCAGTTAACGTTTAAATTTTCCGATCTTACCCTTATAGTAATCCCAATTTAGCGGGATTAGGATTTTATTATCAGTTGTCGTAGCGTGCTTAattgttagggtgttacatcaagagtcattttttttttgactttaaAGTGTTGTCATCTATAattttggaaatatttgagcATATTTGGTTATGTTTTCAGTTTTTAGAATTGTGTTTTCAAAAGTGAGAATAGTTTATagttttttatcattttaaaaatttaatagtatttggtacaaattttttaaaattatttttagattttttcttactaaaaaaattaatatttttataccatGATATGAACCCATCGAGTTCGGGTTCTGGTTTGGTTTCGGGTTTAGGATctgaatatataagaaaaatataaaatataatatgttaaaaaaaacaattatttttaaaaattgaaaacaatatttcgaaatgaaaacaatataaatatggtattcttgaaaaaaaaaataaagaaataaataagatatatttcaaattatatttgtaaaattatgagatgaaaatgaaaaaaataaaaaaaaaagaggaataaTCTTGGCTGACACGTGTTCATTGGGTAGACTTCGTCTTTACTTAATTCACTTTCTCACTTATGATTTCTCTCGTTAACGAAACTCATCCCCGATACTACAAGGAAGAAGAGAACCCTAACCCTAGATTTCGTCTATCAAGAAGATCATGGCCAGCGAAGCCCAGGGCTCGCACAAGCACCGTCGGTCGTCCTCTTCCTCCGACGAGGAGAAGTCTTTGAAGCGTCACAAGCATCGCCACCATCACCGCAGCCACCACCGCCATCGCCACAGCAGCCGAAAGCGCGGAGAGGAGACAAAATCTGCCGTCGATGATGATAGAATTCCTCTTACTCCTCCCGTTGTGATTGAGAATTCCCGGTCCGATGACGATGTGGAAGAAGGGGAAATTCTTGATGAGGAGGGAGGTCGCACTGGCGCTGTTGATGGAGTTGCGGAGAAGACAGCGGAGTCTGATGTTGAGTCTGGTGAAATTGAAGCCGTCGGATATCAATCGGATAAACGAAATCTGGTCTGTTCTGAACCATCCTATGTGCTTAATTTCTtaaaagctttatattttctttcttttggccGTTGAGAAAATTTTGCAAATTAGTATGATTACTGTGGGTGCTTTGGTTCGAATTACATTCGACGTTTTGGAAGAGTTTTTCGTGGATAGTTTTCTCAGTGGCCAAAAGGGAGTTTATCTGATTCTTTCTGTGGCTTTTATCGAATTTATTTATGATCAATTTTGTTTGGTGAGAGCTTGTTAGATTATCTGAGTCAGAGTCATTGTGTCAATTCATATCTAACAACCTGCTTGCACTAGACGAACTTGAGTGAATTGCAAAAGAAGTTACTTTAGGCGTTTCAAACAATGAAGACTGATGGCTTACAGTTAATTTGTAAGAGCTGGTTACATGTTTTATCTCTTGCATATTAACTAACTTGTTTATTTGTCTTGTTTTGGTCTCTGTGCTGTGAATTTGTGGACTTAATTACCCTTTTGTATTACTAAGCAGGGATATGACAATGACAATGGCTCTCCTTATTCTGAAGCAAGTATGCTAGTAAAAGAGGCTAAAGGGAGCATTGCTAGAAATTCTAGATCATCGAAGGATCAGGCTGCTGACAAGTTGGGTCCTATGTTACGGGGAAAAGTAGATGAAACTCATCGAAGTAAGGCTAGTTTGCATAGAGATTTGACTAGTGATCCTCGAGATGATCCTAGAGATGAATTAGTTGCCACACGTAAGTCGGGCAATGGTGTTAATGGAGCATTGAAGTCCCGGTCTCATAAAGAGGAAAGTAGACGAGGTAGAGAATCTGGGTCCCCTTTGAAAAGGAGTGATGAGAAAAAAGTATTCTATGATGGTGTGAATATGGATGTTGACCGAAATAGCAAGACCATGAAGAATTCACCTTCACATGATAGCTGCCGTGATGAAATATATCGTAGAGGAAGATCAAGGTCATATGACCGTGGAAGAGAGAGGTCTCGTTCTCGTAGTGTAATGGAAGAGGATGCCCTCTCTAAATGGAGACACACTGATAAAAGAGATACTGCGTACACTTATAATGGTGAGAGGACTGGTCGAGGTCAAGATGTTAAAGAACTTGAGAGAGATGATGACAGGGAACAAAGTACAGGTTATAGTAGCAGATATGTTGGAGTGGATGACAGGCGTCACAGCCGAGAGAGGAAGACTAGAGAGGGGAGTAGGGAGAGGGAGGTTGAAAGAGATCGAAAAAGGGAGAAAGAAAGGGCAAGGAGCAGAGACAGAGAGATAGACAGGGATcgaagaagagagaaagaacGAGAAAGAAATAGAGATGGGGACTTGGAAAGGGATAGGAGAAGGGATAGGGGAAGAGATAGAAGTAGAGACAGAGACATGGAGAGGGAAAAGCGAAGAGAAAGAGATAGGAGCGGAATTGTTGATAGAGGTAGAGATAGTGAGAGGGAAAGAGACAGGTACACTGATAGGATTATGGAGCGGAATCAGGAGAAGCGCGATGATGGGAATAGAGATAAGGGCAGGGACAAATATGAAAGTTTTGAAGAAAATTATGGTGAACGGGATAGATACAGACATTCCAGGAGCTCTAGACATGATGAAAAGGATTATATAAAAGACAAAGTTGAGAAAGTTGATTCAGAAATGGCCAACAGTTTAAAAAATGGAGGTAACAACTCATTTAAGAGGTATGTGTTAGTGTTATAAAGTATGTTTGGGCATGCaaaataacacttttttttttattatttttaaaatgccTTGGATGTTTATCTTATGGCTGCAGAGATGAAGATGGACAAGACGACTATGAAGATGAGACCACACTGCAACTTgctgaagaagaggaagatctCAACAGAATTAAGGAGGAGAGTCGGAGACGAAGGCAAGCAATCTTAGAAAAGTACAAGATTCAGCCATTACAGCAGCAAACTGAGTTGAAGGCTGAAACAGATGTGGAGAAAGGTACTTACCTTTACCGGTTTATGCTTTAAGGTCATAAAGACATATAGGATCTCTGAGTGTGACTTATGCATGATTTTTCTACTAATTAAGCCAGTACAAATTGCAACATGATTATCCTGTGGATAAGTCATCTCTTCCTCTTAGAACCTTTAGATATTGCATTCTTTTCATCGTCTTaacatttttcatttttggGCCTAAGTATGATTTTTGAGTACGACCTGTGTAGGGCTTTTGTTTTGGTATTTTGTATGGAAGCCCTTCTGTTTATgattattacttttttaaaggaaaagaaaattgttttgtttttaaaacaGTAGCACTGATATATATGAGCTAGAGCTGCCTACAGTTGCATCCATTTATCTTCTCCTTATAACATATCTGCTCACTGCtgactttttattttcttaatactTATTGGCATTTAATTGTGGATGACTGTTATCTCATTGCACGTTTCAATCCCACTATCTGTACGTTCACCAGATAAAGAGGCTGCAGATCATCCAGGTCCATCAACAGCCCTTTCCAACATTCGTCAAGAAAGTGTGGATGGTAGAGCTAATGGCACTGATATCTTTGGTGCTGAACTGTCATTTACTCTGGGGAAATCACCTCCCAATGGAGTTGTTACATCTGGTGGCAACTTTGTTGATGGGGAACTTGGAGAGGGTTCTCCAAAGGTTGTCTTTTCTCCCCTTATCAATACCTGTAACAGTAGTGATAAGTATAGCTTGCTGTTAATTTGTGCTTTCAAAtcaattgttttttttaatatgcatATTCCAATTATTTGACTCTGTGCAGAGTGAGAGATCAGATGGAATGTTTTGTGACGATATTTTCGGCGAGACGCCAACTGGAGTTCGAAAAACTGTAAGcatgttatataattttttatttttcgtggATGTTTTAAATGTAGTGTTTTTAACTATGGCTGGCTTTAAAtagtttgtttttttaaataattaatttccaaTTATGTATGGCTTATTCAGGTTCTGTATGAGAGAACTAAGCAGATAATTAGTAAGTTTTGACTATCTTACATAGTTTGTTCACCATCTTTTTTAGGGCAAAGGTGGTGTGCGGGTTGAAAGGAGTGGTCTTCATGATAATTGGGATGATGCTGAGGGATACTACAGTAAGTATTTAATCTATCCAGTCCAATTAAATCTTgctcttttttaaaaatagcGTTTTTTCCCTCTATATATTTCGTTAGACTTGTTTGTTCATTGTGAAGCCTTTATACGGCTGCCTTAGTTATCATTTCATTGTTTGGAATGTCACCTTGTGTCTTGTTTAAGTGTTGAATTATATCAACACATTAAGAATGTATACGTTGGACTTGATGTTGGCTAACACTATTTTTGAATGACCAAAATATTCATCTGGGAATCTTTTAAGGGGGTATTTGGCATAAGGTTTTCAAATAGTCTGATTAGATGGAATGTTATGAAGTAGAATATGATTGTTAGAAAACTTGTTAATTGTGTTTAGTTGTGCAAGAGAAATTTTTAATCAAATACTGTTAATtgaattacattttttttttgctgaagtTAATTGAATTACATTGCTTGGTtaaaaatcaaacaaaagaatcttatttgttattgtaaaaaaattaaaaaaatataataattatttattatatattaaatatttttttgttaattatacatgaaaagtaaaattattatttgttaaaaaaataaaaaataaattggtaATTATAAACCTCATCATATttgagattaattaatttgagcTGTCAATTACATATACTTTAtcatattttgttaaattattttttatataaattttttttattatttgaatgaTCATGAATAAATGTTATAGTTCAATAAAATCTAACGGAAGGCCAAAATGAGAACGAAAACATAATTTGAAACATCATAACAATGGCCATAATATTCAATTAATGaaaatctaattaaatattctcTTGCACAGCCAAATACAGTTTACAAGTAACCCTATAATCACATTCTTCTTCATAgtatttcctataaatagattaTTTTGAACTCCTCATATCCAACGCTCCCTAAGTATTTCAGATAAATGTTATTTTGATAATATTGAAAATAGTGATCAATTGCAAACTATTTTGgattattaaaataagtattaagATAATACAAGGGACTAAATATAAGCATACATTTTCTTTCTGCATGCTGTTGTATTCCTTCAGTAATTTGATCATCATTTTCAGGCTACAGATTTGGAGAATTACTTGATGGTAGATATGAGATTACTGCAGCCCATGGCAAAGGTGTCTTTTCAACTGTAGTTAGAGCAAAAAATGCTAAGGCTAGTAATGGTGAACCAGAAGAAGtggcaataaaaataatacgCAGTAATGATACTATGTAAGTGATTATGGTGCACCTTATCCTGATTTAGTTTTCATTGGATTCATTTCTGATGCCATCTCACCAAGATTGATTGCTGCTGTCACAATTAGAGAAGAGTTTTATTATAGTTCCTTAAAAACTTTGCTGTTCTCTTCTTATACACAGGTACAAGGCTGGTCTGACAGAGCTGGTCATATTAAAGAAATTAGTTGGTCAAGATCCAGATAATAAGCGTCATTGTGTTCGTTTTTTATCAAATTTCAAATACCGAAATCATCTTTGTCTAGTTTTTGAATCTCTTCATATGAATCTGCGTGAGGTTTTAAAGAAGTTTGGACGCAATATTGGTCTCAAGCTGACTGCTGTTAGAGCCTATGCCAAGCAGCTTTTTATTGCTTTGAAGCATCTAAAAAATTGTGGTGTTCTTCATTGTGATATCAAACCTGACAATATGCTGGTAAgctttgtttcttttatttattattattttaattgatacGTATTGTTTCTTTTGCcttacttttttcttttcttcaggTAAATGAAGCAAAAAATGTGCTGAAACTTTGTGATTTTGGTAATGCTATGTTTGCTGGCAAAAATGAAATCACACCTTACCTTGTTAGCCGTTTTTATCGTGCTCCTGAAATTAGTGAGTTAACTTTTGAACAGGAATTTTTGATTATTTGAGAGAATATTTTTTGGTAAAGCTGTAAAGCTGATTTGTTTCTTGATGTCTCTTTTTCAGTTCTTGGGCTGCCTTATGATCATCCACTGGATATCTGGTCTGTAGGATGCTGTTTATATGAGCTTTATACAGGAAAGGTTCTTTTTCCAGGTGCTACAAATAATGACATGCTACGACTTCACATGGAATTGAAAGGCCCTTTTCCGAAAAAGATGCTACGGAAGGTATTATTATGTTTAAATATTTGAGATGAATTGAATACTCTGTTTGAATAGTACCTTATTTCCCTGCTTGCTGCCCCACCTTTAAATTTTACATTTGTCTttcaaaaaatcaaattattaaATGCTGTATGACTATTTGCTGAGTTGACACCATAATGATTTTTTTGTCAAGTTAGAGAGGAGTTGAGATGGACTATAATATGCCAAGATAGTCTTGAGTTTCTTACATctctttactatttttttttttccagggAGGTTTTACTGATCAACATTttgatcaagatctgaactttcATGCTACAGAAGAGGATCCCGTTACCAAAAAGGTATATTTTGCTCTTTGATATATGTTGTATTTTTTGGAGTGGTACATTACTTGTAAAAAGTGTACTTTATAAAACATTTTTCTCTTCCATGTTTAAGTTGGGTTTTCCCTTTGCAGACTATCAAGCGATTGATTCTCAACATAAAGCCAAAAGATATTGGGTCAATCATTTTGGGTTCTCCTGGTGAGGATCCAAAGATGTTGGCCGACTTTAAAGATCTTCTTGATAAAATGTTTGTTTTGGATCCAGATAAGAGGTTGACTGTGTCACAGGCACTGAGCCATCCATTCATCACTGGCAAGTGAAACCTGTTGCTGATTTTCTCACTCAAGATTCCTGTTCAgctagatatttgttgattatGTCCTAATTTATGTTCATATCTAATCATTGGACATTATGTCTTCTCTATGATGGCATGAGAGCTTGACACAGCTTGGGATTACTGAAGTCAAAACGGTTGATGTTTGGTTGAGGAGTACTCATTTTGGCTGGTTCTTTCAGTGGAGTGTACTGTTTCTATTGTAAGACAACTAGCCGAAGGCGATTCTTTTCCCTTGTAACCCCCATTAATGATAGCTGATGTCAAAATTCATTGTCTCTACTATGAATTTATTTACTTCCATAATTTTATCTGTAGTTTGAACATTGATCTGTTCCATATATTAATTCCCTTGAGCTGGTAAATTTTTACTCCTGACAAAATTGTGGGGTTTGTTTTTGTCCtcaattctttattttattttatttgctcATCGCCATCGTTATATGATTCTTATGTTGGATGGTCATTTCTTTTGTGTTGTATCTGGTATGTGGGCACATATCCTATAATTAGAAGGTTTGCTGTGCCATTGTCCAACTCTATATTACTGAATTTGCTCATTCttttattttgaataataataatttgggtTCTGGGAAATCTAATTTAATCTTTCATTCAGGATGTCTTCTGCTGCTTTTGGGCAACCCTTCAGTCCTTAGATGCTTTAAAGAAGGTACCTTGGTTTGTTTATTGGGAGATTATAGTGGCACCATTGATAgtagatattattattatctttccTGTTCTTTGTTTGTTCTGATCTAGCAACAGTTTCTTGGCCTATAGAAGTTGAAGCCCTAAGATATTTTCTTCCTCTTTAGAAGGTACCTTGGTTTGTTTATTGGGAGATTATAGTGGCACTATTGATATTAGATATATTATGTTTCCTGTTCTTTATTTGTTCTGATCTAGCCATACTTTCTTCGCCTATAGAAGTTGAAGCCCTAAGATATTTTCTtcctttttatgtattttttctatGGCTTGTTCCACTGGTAGTTCTTTAAATGTGTGTGCTTTTTTAGTTCATTAGGTAGTTTTTGAGTAATTACTTGCATCTTTATCCTAGAATATGTTTGTTGAGTAAATATGTTGCAGATAGTGGCCATTAGATTTTTCAGTTCCGTTAATATTTTACCTTTTAGTTTCTCTCTCGATAAACTTGATTTTCCTATCTTCAAATTTTAGATGTTAGTATCAGTTGTTTTTTTGCATCTTTATTTTTTGCCCCCGCCTTTGCTCAAGTACATCTCCTAATGAAAGTGCATTACATCTGATTCTGATCCCCATATGGTGTTTCAATTTGGAGGCACGTGCATTGGAGGCGTGTGGCTGCTGCAAGGATGTTTGAGTTTAGTGGTAAGTTTGCTTTTCAACCTTGTCATTTATCTATTATATTACTTCACGTGGTTGTCGTTTTTAACGCTTCCTTGGAAAATATATGTTGACttgattctttttttttgttcttgttAGGATATGGCCCCATGTGCGTGCAACACTTTGTAAGTTTTTCAACCATAATTCTTCATTCATTATTTTGAATTGAAGTGTGATGTGAAGTAGCATAGAAAAGGTTCTTAAGTATATCCTACTGTGTGTAATAGATTTTATTATCGATCTAGCATGAGGAGATATAGAAAGCTAAGGTTTACAAACTGTGTATTCAATTTTTAGTAGGTGATTTGGTGAGTAGAGAAAACCAGGAGGGATAGATAGAGTGGGTCAAACTCTTGGTTTACATATTTGATCTTCATATAGACCTATCTAGCAATATGTATTTCTTTTTGCCTATTAAGCTTCTAGGTTGCTCCCAGGGTATTGGTGTAGCGGCAAGTCCTTGAGTTAGGTCTGACATAGGCAGACTCCCAAGGTTAGAACCCCGGCAACTACAAAAAATGTTCAGTTGTCTCCTAGGACCTTGGATGTGTTGGGCCTGCTGGGtatccttattttttttttttgaaaaaaagagaGCCTACTAGGTTTACTCCCATGGCGTCTGGGATTCGATTTATTATACGGGACCTACATAGCAATGAGCaactttttataaattaaaaaacaaaattagtgTTCAACTGATCATCAAGTATTAAGAAAGGTAAGTAACTCATGtattattctttttaaaaaagGGGAAACTCATGTATTATTTAAGCAAGATTGACATAAACATACAAAATAAGTGAGCAGTGAGTCATTTCTGTGGTTGTCAATAGATTATGTACTTTACTGAGcaggttttttttatttttcttttttgctatTTAAATGAAACCTAAGTTGCcaagtgtttttttttctcatccCGTTGAAGGTATAGGTATTAGAGGGAGATATAAATTAGATGTGGTTATATGATCAAATCCGCCTTTTTAAGTGAATAGCATTGTAGTGATTTCATTTTATCAAATAATCAGAAAAGAATTTTAgccttgaaaataaataattaagaatcAGAAATCTGACTTGAAGCTGAGTTACATAGCTGATGTATATATTGTTAGTGGCTGCTAGGCTGGATTTATCTGCTGACTATGATCTTTacaatttataataaaagatGATCTTGGGTGGAAAAGTTCTTAGGAATTCAACATTTAAGTGCATTTCTTAAAGGTCGTGTAATGCGGAGTCTCCCTTCTTTCTTTTATGTGATGAGTTTTTGTAGATATGGATGTTCGTGTTTGAAATTATCGTTTTGCTGCTTACATTTCTCAAAATAAGTGACTAAGAAATTCATTCTTCATATGGGCTTGGGAAACTGGAATCCCTCGTTTGTTTTCTAGATGCACTTAATAGGCTGGACTTAGTTTAGtataatttagtttttatttctttttcgaAATTTGCTCGAGTTTGCCCCTTTTCTTTAATGTGTACTTTTATAATATATGAAAGGAAATATGGTTATAAGGCCATCATTcatcactatttttttttttcaattctaactacaaaactaaaaattacactaaaattttgtttaattattgtattattttattaatataataagaatattttaatattaaatatttatcaaATCTAATAAGTTATATTACTaagtattaaaatatattatttaattattaaaaaaatatataccgtAGTCTAGACACGGTAGAGTTTTATGAAAATAGGTTGGCTTTCCCAGTGTGGAGCATTTTGAGGGAAAAATAACAACATATAGGTTTTTGCCGCCCCATTGCAGATGGCCTGTAAAGAGAGATTTTATTAGATCTTGTATTTTAATACGTATATTGGTATTTTGTCTTAATTCGAAGtactcttattattttaatcaataCCAATGATAAATCAAATTTCAGGTGGAGCgtagttacaattttggtacAAAATATTTCGATTAGttctttgaaatatatttttttccttatacttaacaaaattgtaaataaataatatggtactaattattattatatttatttattgtagttatttttttatcatatttGTTTAATGTGATTTTttcaaccaaaaaaataaataagaaatgaatttaaaaaacaaagtggattattttgttcataaaatatttaattcaatTTGCATGATTCAATTCGTTAACTCCGCACTTGTGTGGATcgaattgaaaataaatattaattacatataaaaGTAGTTAATTTACACTCTTGATGGGTATTACatataaatagataaaattaaaaaattttgagtttttatttttaatttttctatctaattaaaaaaatctcttatttttatattatatagacTGAGATTGTCCCAtcggtaaaaaaaatttaaaaaaaaaagttttgtagcaagaaaaataagaaaagaaaaagttgggtttgagttaaatatttttatatgaacatatttttgatatagtgtaaatagagatatttttttaattaaatagttaaattaagtatagaaattcaaatttgtgatttcattattcgttattaaatcaaaattcgacggtttaatatttttaaaattaatattt includes:
- the LOC115699467 gene encoding uncharacterized protein LOC115699467, giving the protein MASEAQGSHKHRRSSSSSDEEKSLKRHKHRHHHRSHHRHRHSSRKRGEETKSAVDDDRIPLTPPVVIENSRSDDDVEEGEILDEEGGRTGAVDGVAEKTAESDVESGEIEAVGYQSDKRNLGYDNDNGSPYSEASMLVKEAKGSIARNSRSSKDQAADKLGPMLRGKVDETHRSKASLHRDLTSDPRDDPRDELVATRKSGNGVNGALKSRSHKEESRRGRESGSPLKRSDEKKVFYDGVNMDVDRNSKTMKNSPSHDSCRDEIYRRGRSRSYDRGRERSRSRSVMEEDALSKWRHTDKRDTAYTYNGERTGRGQDVKELERDDDREQSTGYSSRYVGVDDRRHSRERKTREGSREREVERDRKREKERARSRDREIDRDRRREKERERNRDGDLERDRRRDRGRDRSRDRDMEREKRRERDRSGIVDRGRDSERERDRYTDRIMERNQEKRDDGNRDKGRDKYESFEENYGERDRYRHSRSSRHDEKDYIKDKVEKVDSEMANSLKNGGNNSFKRDEDGQDDYEDETTLQLAEEEEDLNRIKEESRRRRQAILEKYKIQPLQQQTELKAETDVEKDKEAADHPGPSTALSNIRQESVDGRANGTDIFGAELSFTLGKSPPNGVVTSGGNFVDGELGEGSPKSERSDGMFCDDIFGETPTGVRKTGKGGVRVERSGLHDNWDDAEGYYSYRFGELLDGRYEITAAHGKGVFSTVVRAKNAKASNGEPEEVAIKIIRSNDTMYKAGLTELVILKKLVGQDPDNKRHCVRFLSNFKYRNHLCLVFESLHMNLREVLKKFGRNIGLKLTAVRAYAKQLFIALKHLKNCGVLHCDIKPDNMLVNEAKNVLKLCDFGNAMFAGKNEITPYLVSRFYRAPEIILGLPYDHPLDIWSVGCCLYELYTGKVLFPGATNNDMLRLHMELKGPFPKKMLRKGGFTDQHFDQDLNFHATEEDPVTKKTIKRLILNIKPKDIGSIILGSPGEDPKMLADFKDLLDKMFVLDPDKRLTVSQALSHPFITGK